A stretch of the Syntrophorhabdales bacterium genome encodes the following:
- a CDS encoding putative molybdenum carrier protein: MKIISGGQTGADRAALDFAIQHRIPHGGWVPKGRQAEDGRIPDTYQLQEMPTDSHRARTEQNVIDSQGTVIISHGKLSKKSGSGYTARMAKKYRRPCLHLDMGKLSIDASARMLRSWVVEHRIEMLNVAGPRLSGDTTIYRTTFEILEAAFV, translated from the coding sequence ATGAAGATCATCTCCGGCGGACAGACAGGCGCAGATCGCGCAGCACTAGATTTTGCCATCCAGCACAGAATCCCCCATGGCGGATGGGTGCCTAAAGGGAGACAGGCAGAGGACGGGAGAATACCCGATACGTATCAACTCCAGGAGATGCCCACAGACAGCCATCGGGCGCGAACGGAGCAGAATGTCATCGACTCACAGGGCACAGTTATTATCTCGCACGGAAAGCTCTCAAAAAAGTCAGGATCAGGATATACAGCGAGGATGGCAAAAAAATATAGGCGGCCCTGCCTTCACCTGGACATGGGTAAGCTCAGCATCGACGCGTCGGCTCGCATGCTGCGCTCGTGGGTCGTAGAGCATAGGATTGAAATGCTCAATGTAGCGGGGCCTCGTCTGTCGGGTGATACAACTATATACCGAACTACGTTTGAGATCCTTGAAGCCGCATTTGTGTGA